tttagCCAGATGCAGacacaaaatgtaaaagttcaatgtaaggcaaggatgaaatgcacactgatgacctcccttttgaTCCTTTTCCATTTCTAGACGTTTCGTGTCAACACAGCCCCTTCACAGACACTCTCCCggagtttaacataggggtgtactcacttttgcaccaacataacaaatatgtcatttaagttatacgagtattgaccttacttttttgtcgtaagctcaaaagatgctgtattacacttactctatgagcactttgggaataacttgtgtgtttaataagatattgttcaaaatgtttcttttcaacaggggtgtattCATCTTTACTGTGCACTGTATATAACATGTGAGCTGGGCAGTGTTGTACCAAAACGAGTTATATGAACTATAGTTGAAGCACTAGTTCATCATTTGGGAGAACGTGAACTGAACGCATACTATTTACTGCCTGATAAATgaactatgaactagttcattctggtgtctgcaaacaaactgaatgtgCCTTCGTCTAACAGGGTGCCGCGGGGTTTTTTTTAGAGTTCAGGTGAAAACCCTGCAAAAAATACTTCGTAAAGAGCCCCAATTACTATAAGATGACACCAAACACATATATTTTCACTGTTCTGATAAAAATAGAACAATGTTGAACAATATGGCTCGCAACAACCTCTTGAAAAAAGAACTATGAACTATTTCATTTTCATAACTATGAACAAACTATTAATTATAACAAATATGAACTTAAAATTCACTAGTTCATTTGGAAATGTTCCTGTATAAAAAGAACTTTCCCAATCCTGGGTCTCGGTGAGTATTCCTACCCCTCCTTACTTAGGTGAACGGAGGAAAGAGTATGTCGGTTTGGTTTGAAAAGTGACGGGGACATACATTTGACAGATTTCCCTGGGATGCTACTTTTGAATTGCGCTTGTGGAAAAGTGTCAGGAACAATTTCAGGCAATATGGAAAGAGGTATGGACATGTCCGTCCACCCCACCGTCAGTCCACCCCAACCATAACCTAAGGCCACCTGTCTCACGTGGACACTCAGTTGGGTTGGCAGGGAGCTGTCTGAGGTATCACAGAGGAGTTGATAAAACAACCGTTTAGCACATTTAAAAGCACCAGGTTTCAATAGCCTGTTATATTAGTACACCTTACATGTTAACACTGTTCAGCACACAGTCAGAACATTTTACAGTTAGTGTTCATAAGCTAGTCAGGCTAACATGAACATATGGGGACAGAAATGGGTTTGCTGCTACTGTGGTGATCGCAGTAGTGAGAGACacacagtagagtatagtagcgCTTCTACCACTGATGAGCTGTGGCCGAGATacagacctgtctgtctgtcggtctgtctgtctgagcttATATATTGACCTGTCTTCCTCAGATGAGCTGTGGCTgagctagctgtctgtctgtctgtctgtctgtctcaggtgAGCTAGGGGTGATTGTCCTGCCAGTCAGTCCGTCTGTCTGAACCTAACGCTAGTGGTGTTTGCTGTTGCTATGGTGTTTGCGGTGTGATCTGGCCTTCAGCTGCAGAGATGAGACACTCTTCAATGTGTCTTTTCTGCCCCCCTGTAGTTCCGATACCCCCTCCAACGCCTTCTTCTCGCACGCCTGTGTCTCCGCTCCCCCCTGTCTCCACAGTAGCAGCTGTCCATCTTCGCCGCCTGTCAGCAGGGCGCCCTCGAGTGGCAGCCAGAGGAAGCACCGCACGGTAGCCGAGTGCCCGCCCTCCAGACACCGAAGCGGCCTCAGGCCCTCTCGACCGCAACAACCAATCAAATGCAGAGCTCCTGAGCCGGCTCCGCCCACAACCAGCAGCTGCCCCGCCTCCTCCATCCAGGCCCCGCCCACCAGGTACTCCAGAGCGTCGCTTTGTGGTGCTGGTGGTAGAGAGACGTGTGTACGGGCGTCCGGGACACTCAGCAGGGCCAGCGGGTCGTCCGAGTCCGAGTCCGAGTGCCGCACATCCCACAGACACAGGCCCTCGTCATGGGTCACACACAGCAGCTCGTTATAGTCcgaacctaacacacacacacacacacatgcacgaatgaatgtacacacatgcacatacacacacatacagttattATCACTCATTATCACAGACACAGGCTCTCATCTTGCCTATTGTGGACCCatcagtttatgtgtgtgtgtgtgtgtgtgtgtgtgtgtgtgtgtgtgtgtgtgtgtgtgtgtgtgtgtgtgtgtgtgtgtgtgtgtgtgtgtgtgtgtgtgtgtgtgtgtgtgtgtgtgtgtgtgtgtgtgtgtgtatgtatgtattaccTGCCTGAGGCTtgctgctgaggtgtgtgtgttttaggtgtgtgagatacgtctgtgtgtgtgtgtgtgtgtgtgtgtgtgtgtgtgtgtgtgtgtgtgttttacctgccCAGGCGAGGCTGGcagcagaggagtgtgtgttgcaggtgtgtgtgagcgcgtccTCCTCGGCTCCCATGTTCAGCTGGAACACGTTGACCAGCCCATCTGTTCCGCCGGACGCCACCCGGTCCGCCTGCCGCGGGTGGAAACGCACTGCCGTGATGTCATCACTGTGCGACTCTGAGTACACTCCCAGCAGCCCTTGCTGCTTCCCAGCCGCAGTGGAGAAAgtggaagtggaggaagaggaagatgatgtggaggaagaggaagtggccaTGCGCACGTCCCAGAAGACAAGGAAGGAATCCTCACCCACCTTCAAATGacatcattacatcacattaaatggtgatggtaatggactgcatttatacagtATAGGGCCTTTCCACTTGTGCTTTACATTCAACGCCTCacattcagccattcacactcacattcacacaccggtggcagtggcttccGGTGGCAATTtgtggttaagtatcttgctcaaggacacaacgatagggtcaggcagagtggggctcgaacctggtTGCCGAACCTTCTGGTGGCAGAcgcctcctctaccacctgagccatcaCCATCCTTACACTACACACTaaactacaccgcattccacattattacgcaaatgacatttttcgctgtttcccctattaatcaatacaaatgacagtcgtcataattttcaagtcatcagccattagagtacaattaaaacgtttttgaatgaaccttccaatgataacgatattttttaaaataataaaaaacttaaaatgctctgttccacattattacgcaaaatagttttgtgtattgtaatccaaatttcttcaaattttcccatttacatcaaaacagttggaatttggtaccttctaaagtACATTTAGTTCATATTTCATTGTGTCTGGGTTTATGATTTCTCTACTGACTTTGGTTTCTGTTGTGTTTGTACTGTcactaaaactaaactaaaacttgGCTCAAGCATGATTCCTGGAGGGCGTgaaaacacattacacattacataacACGTCACTACACTACATAACaacacactatattacactagtatattacattacacttcacttcactacattgcattgcatttcattattccagcttttatccaaagccacttacatgAACACACATTGTTGCCACACACGGCTTCACTTAACAGATAGATTATCAGTTTCATTCATTGCTATTCGGAGCATTGTAGAGTAGAGTGACTTTTATCAATCCCGAAGGCCACAAGGCAGTTACTAACACATGCTGTAAGCTGTGCATGGACGTTTGAGCTTTTCAACTTCCAAAGACATGAACAGCATTATAAAAAGCAAGCAGTACCCACATTGCAGTATCCACATGTTCTGCGCTGCCACAATGCAGCAGACTGTAGTGccagagtgtagtgtagtgttatgtagtgtgtgtgtgtgtgactgcagtaCCCACCTGTTCTGACTGCAGTAccagagtgtagtgtagtgtagtgtgtgtatgtgtgtgtgtgactcgagAAGAAGTATGTCATTGCAGTACCAGAGTgtagtagagtgtagtgtagtgtagtgtagtgtagtgcagtgtagagcgagtgtgtgtgtgtgtgtgtgtgtgtgtgtgtgtgtgtgtgtgtgtgtgtgtgtgtgtgtgtgtgtgtgtgtgtgtgtgtgtgtgtgtgtgtgtgtgtgtgtgtgtgtgtgtgtgtgtgtgtgtgtgactgcattatCCACCTGTTCAGTGCCGCCACACAGCAGCACGTCGTTACAGTACCAGAGTGTAGGgtagtgttgtttgtgtgtgtgtgtgtgtgtgtgtgtgtgtgtgtgtgtgtgtgtgtgtgtgtgtgtgtgtgcctacctgttCTGTGCCGCCACACAGCAGCATGTCGTTACAGCTCAGGTCCATGCAGCAGAAGACATGACTGGCATCGCTGCGGAACACTCGCGTCGCCGTGCCGCCCGGTTGCCTAGCGTCCCAGCAGCGCAGCGTTCCGTCGGTCGAGCCAGAGTACAGGGTGTCGGGGGAGGACTGGGCAAAGCGCACGCCGCACAGCGGCCCCGCGTGACCTTTGAACCCCGCACCGTGCGGGGCGAGCGTGTGGCGCTGGTGCAGGCGCACCGTGCCGTCGGAGCAGCTAGCAGCCACTAGGGGGCCCCCCGCCGGCTGACACGCCACGTCCAGGATGTACGCCGGCTCGCTTGGCGCAAGCCGACACGCCACCGACAACGAGCCGAACCTCTCCCCCAGGATCTCCATAGAAACCCACAGACACTCAACTACCCCAGACCCAGGCAGCTCACAGGCTGAAGACACAACACAGAAACACTGAACATTACAATACAGATCATTATAATCCACAACACAGAAACACTGAGCATTACAATACTGCTAATTCTAATATATATGAACATTGGCTGATAATACAAAATAATACACAAACTTGACGGATAGGCACATGACGAAAGGCTTTTCGATTTAACACAACACAGTGGCACATCCATAAGGCAGATAGttaaaacacaacacagaaacaCTGACCATGAATATGGCTGAagacacaaaataaaataaaaaacactgaACATCCATGGGTGATAAAAATTCAACAGAGAGAAACACTGACCATCAATAAGAAGAATAAATATCTATCAGCCTTATGGATGTTTCTGTGTTgtctaaaaaaacacaacacagaaacTCTGGCCATCATATGGGTGATAATAAAACACAATCAGAAACCCTGAATATTAAGACTGATAGACACATATACACGATAAGCTTTTAGATTTGACACAATAAGGCTGATAGTAAAAACACAACAGAGAAACACTGACCATTAATATGCTGATATCACAACACAGAAACACTGATATCATCCATAAACATAAAtagtctaggccagtggttcccaaccttttttttcagggacccatatttttaccattgtaagctatggtgacccaatcgcgcgagcgggcgcacgagagggagtcacatgatactcattAATTAACATTTTATTCCTGAATTTGTCTTCTGTCAAATATTGAATAACtgtttcatgtaggctacattgtgTTGCTTCAATGCATAtactagtttaaatgctttgtcatttattcaacatggactatatatggtattaaaatgcatccccttaaactcaagagggcttcgcgaccacctgtggatctttggcgacccacaggttgggtcccgacccataggttgggaaccactggtctaggcaatgggtgcaatataatgggagaatcgctcggaaggtgataaaagcgtgaaacttggcacaaatgttcattaggacatgcttattaatttcaggggtggagccactcagaattc
This is a stretch of genomic DNA from Engraulis encrasicolus isolate BLACKSEA-1 chromosome 19, IST_EnEncr_1.0, whole genome shotgun sequence. It encodes these proteins:
- the wdr89 gene encoding WD repeat-containing protein 89, yielding MEILGERFGSLSVACRLAPSEPAYILDVACQPAGGPLVAASCSDGTVRLHQRHTLAPHGAGFKGHAGPLCGVRFAQSSPDTLYSGSTDGTLRCWDARQPGGTATRVFRSDASHVFCCMDLSCNDMLLCGGTEQVGEDSFLVFWDVRMATSSSSTSSSSSSTSTFSTAAGKQQGLLGVYSESHSDDITAVRFHPRQADRVASGGTDGLVNVFQLNMGAEEDALTHTCNTHSSAASLAWAGSDYNELLCVTHDEGLCLWDVRHSDSDSDDPLALLSVPDARTHVSLPPAPQSDALEYLVGGAWMEEAGQLLVVGGAGSGALHLIGCCGREGLRPLRCLEGGHSATVRCFLWLPLEGALLTGGEDGQLLLWRQGGAETQACEKKALEGVSELQGGRKDTLKSVSSLQLKARSHRKHHSNSKHH